The following proteins are encoded in a genomic region of Thermococcus henrietii:
- a CDS encoding sulfide/dihydroorotate dehydrogenase-like FAD/NAD-binding protein produces MYRILEKKELSMRNIWYKIEAPHVAKKVQPGQFVIVRAFPNGERIPLTPVMWDREEGWIVLITFIRGKTTMRMANELKPGDSILNIAGPLGNPAEMEKFGKVLAIGAYTGIVEVYPIAKAWQELGNDVTTLHVTFEPMVVLRDELEKAVGRHVLETVPIDPNLDFPTNMKNVTKRLVEKVREMLEKEDYDLVFMVGPAGDQKAVFEVVKEFGVPMKADLHPIMVDGTGMCGACRVTVGGEVKFACIDGPEFDAYQVDWDVLIARTGYYTDMEMRAFQEYMKAIQGGEQ; encoded by the coding sequence GTGTACCGGATACTCGAGAAGAAGGAGCTCTCCATGAGGAACATCTGGTATAAGATTGAGGCCCCCCACGTGGCCAAGAAGGTCCAGCCCGGCCAGTTCGTCATCGTGAGGGCCTTCCCGAACGGCGAAAGGATTCCCCTCACACCGGTGATGTGGGATCGCGAGGAGGGCTGGATTGTCCTGATAACCTTCATCCGCGGAAAGACAACCATGAGAATGGCCAACGAGCTCAAGCCCGGCGATTCAATTCTCAACATAGCCGGCCCCCTCGGAAACCCTGCCGAGATGGAGAAGTTCGGTAAGGTTCTCGCCATTGGAGCATACACTGGAATAGTTGAGGTCTATCCGATAGCCAAGGCCTGGCAGGAGCTCGGAAACGACGTCACGACGCTCCACGTCACCTTTGAACCGATGGTCGTTCTCAGGGATGAGCTTGAGAAGGCCGTTGGAAGGCACGTTCTCGAGACCGTTCCCATTGACCCGAACCTTGACTTCCCGACCAACATGAAGAACGTCACCAAGAGGCTCGTTGAGAAGGTTCGCGAGATGCTTGAAAAAGAGGATTACGACCTCGTCTTCATGGTCGGTCCTGCCGGCGACCAGAAGGCCGTCTTCGAGGTCGTCAAGGAGTTCGGAGTCCCGATGAAGGCCGACCTGCACCCGATTATGGTGGACGGAACCGGCATGTGCGGTGCCTGCCGTGTTACTGTTGGCGGTGAGGTCAAGTTCGCCTGTATAGACGGCCCCGAGTTCGACGCCTATCAGGTCGACTGGGACGTTCTCATAGCGAGGACCGGTTATTACACTGACATGGAGATGAGGGCGTTTCAGGAGTACATGAAAGCCATCCAGGGAGGTGAGCAGTGA
- the gltA gene encoding NADPH-dependent glutamate synthase yields the protein MAVKRKLIKERVPTPERPAEERIRDFKEVNLGYTFELAVKEAERCLQCPANYAPCIKGCPVHIDIPGFIGKLVQYRDDPDKAVKEALQVIWACNSLPATTGRVCPQEDQCEMNCVMGKVGDKVNIGKLERFVADYAREKGIDEELLFEMVPKIEKKGQRVAIIGAGPAGLTAAGELAKLGYDVTIYEALHEPGGVLMYGIPEFRLPKSIVESEIDKLRKLGVKILTDHIVGKTVTIEELLEEYDAVFIGSGAGTPRLINAPGINLNGIYTANEFLTRVNLMKAYLFPEYDTPVKVGKRVVVIGAGNTAMDAARSARRFGAEVIIAYRRGEEDVSAREEEVEHAKEEGIKFEYFINPVEFIGDENGNVKAVKFEKMKALDERDSRGKRKIVGTGEYVTIEADTVIIAIGKHPNRLIINTPGLKVERGRIVVDENLMTSIPGVFAGGDAIRGEATVILAMGDGRRAAKAIHEYLTKKRNENA from the coding sequence ATGGCTGTCAAGAGGAAGCTCATCAAGGAGCGCGTTCCGACGCCGGAGAGGCCGGCAGAGGAGAGGATTAGGGACTTCAAGGAGGTCAACCTTGGCTACACCTTTGAGCTTGCCGTTAAGGAAGCCGAGCGCTGCCTCCAGTGTCCGGCAAACTACGCCCCCTGTATAAAGGGCTGTCCCGTCCACATAGACATTCCGGGCTTCATCGGCAAGCTCGTCCAGTACCGCGACGACCCAGATAAGGCTGTAAAGGAGGCCCTCCAGGTCATCTGGGCCTGCAACTCCCTCCCGGCCACAACCGGTCGCGTCTGCCCGCAGGAAGACCAGTGTGAGATGAACTGTGTCATGGGTAAGGTGGGAGACAAGGTCAACATCGGCAAGCTTGAACGCTTCGTTGCCGACTACGCCCGCGAGAAGGGCATAGACGAGGAGCTCCTCTTCGAGATGGTGCCGAAGATAGAGAAGAAGGGACAGCGCGTAGCAATCATCGGAGCCGGTCCGGCCGGACTTACGGCAGCGGGAGAGCTGGCGAAGCTTGGCTACGACGTTACAATCTACGAGGCCCTGCACGAGCCCGGAGGAGTCTTGATGTACGGAATTCCCGAGTTCAGGCTCCCCAAGAGCATCGTCGAGAGCGAGATTGACAAGCTCAGGAAGCTCGGCGTCAAAATACTCACCGACCACATCGTCGGAAAGACCGTTACCATCGAGGAACTCCTTGAAGAGTACGACGCCGTTTTCATAGGCTCGGGCGCCGGTACGCCAAGGCTCATCAACGCTCCCGGCATAAACCTCAACGGAATCTACACGGCCAACGAGTTCCTGACGAGGGTTAACCTCATGAAGGCCTACCTGTTCCCCGAGTATGACACTCCGGTCAAGGTCGGAAAGCGCGTCGTGGTCATCGGAGCCGGAAACACCGCCATGGACGCCGCGAGGAGCGCGAGGCGCTTCGGCGCCGAGGTCATCATCGCGTACAGGCGCGGTGAGGAGGACGTTTCCGCCAGGGAGGAAGAGGTTGAACACGCCAAGGAAGAGGGCATAAAATTCGAGTATTTCATCAACCCGGTCGAGTTCATAGGCGACGAGAACGGCAACGTCAAAGCCGTTAAGTTCGAGAAGATGAAGGCCCTCGACGAGCGCGACAGCAGGGGCAAGAGGAAGATAGTCGGAACCGGCGAGTACGTGACGATTGAGGCGGACACCGTCATAATAGCAATCGGCAAGCACCCCAACAGGCTCATCATCAACACGCCCGGCCTGAAGGTCGAGCGCGGAAGAATCGTCGTTGACGAGAACCTCATGACGAGCATTCCGGGAGTCTTCGCAGGTGGAGACGCGATAAGGGGCGAGGCGACGGTTATCCTCGCGATGGGCGACGGAAGAAGGGCCGCGAAGGCAATCCACGAGTACCTCACAAAGAAGAGAAACGAAAACGCGTGA
- a CDS encoding nucleotidyltransferase domain-containing protein: MGKQEAVEYFVELLKERFGERIKEVILFGSVARGDAEEDSDIDVLVIGEGITQREISELTWEVLMETGEVVSAIVESPDEFERTKNSSFHKTVLREGVPVG; this comes from the coding sequence ATGGGAAAGCAAGAGGCCGTTGAGTACTTCGTGGAGCTCCTGAAAGAGAGGTTTGGAGAAAGAATAAAGGAAGTTATCCTCTTCGGCTCCGTAGCGAGGGGAGACGCCGAGGAGGACAGCGACATAGACGTTCTCGTCATAGGAGAAGGGATAACCCAGAGAGAAATCTCGGAACTGACGTGGGAGGTTCTAATGGAAACTGGGGAGGTCGTGTCCGCCATAGTGGAAAGCCCAGACGAGTTCGAGCGGACGAAGAACAGTTCGTTTCACAAGACGGTTCTCAGGGAGGGCGTTCCAGTTGGATGA
- a CDS encoding HEPN domain-containing protein: MDEVSRNLALSEENLSEARLLLEHGYYRGAVSRAYYAMFHATKALLLMKDYNPRKHAGVLKILGLEFVKEGYIEETYAKAFKYAFDMRSKADYNVMVEIDEETAEELVEEAERFIEAVKKALKKLT; encoded by the coding sequence TTGGATGAGGTTTCCAGGAACCTGGCTCTCTCGGAGGAGAACCTCAGCGAAGCGAGACTCCTCTTGGAGCACGGCTACTATAGGGGAGCGGTTTCACGGGCCTATTACGCCATGTTTCACGCCACAAAGGCGCTCCTTCTGATGAAGGATTACAACCCCAGAAAGCACGCGGGAGTTTTGAAAATACTTGGGCTGGAATTCGTGAAGGAAGGCTACATTGAGGAAACCTACGCAAAGGCCTTCAAGTACGCCTTTGATATGAGAAGCAAGGCGGACTACAACGTGATGGTCGAGATTGACGAGGAAACCGCAGAAGAACTAGTTGAAGAAGCCGAGAGATTCATTGAGGCAGTTAAAAAAGCCCTGAAAAAGCTCACTTGA
- a CDS encoding AAA family ATPase, with translation MVVTYFDTRPKRKREDLYDREKELSDFENSLRSNNPLTVITGIRRLGKTSLLLVGLNELGVPYILVDFRGVNPNSRMDVYKRIESALNFFFFRENRSLWEELKENLRTITGLRVLSFGVNLSWREEKTDLVALFRELEKHDVVLAFDEVQYLRGPVGSEFSGLIAHLYDYSNLRIVMTGSEVGLLHDYLGVDDPKAPLYGRYFHEVTLSRFTREQSRDFLIKGFEQVGVTPPEELIEDAVEKLDGIVGWLVLFGRRVLEKSSSSEVVEEVFEEAKRLTLEEFENFLSKRPAARKRYLEIMRAVASGWNTWEEIKEHLERKEGKSIADSVLARLLKALVDSSFLQKVRNGRNVHYKIPDPVLEAVFK, from the coding sequence GTGGTAGTTACGTACTTCGATACCCGACCCAAGAGGAAGCGCGAGGATTTGTACGACCGGGAGAAAGAGCTGAGCGACTTTGAAAACTCTCTCCGCTCAAACAATCCCCTCACGGTCATCACGGGAATCCGGAGGCTGGGGAAAACCTCTCTCCTCCTCGTTGGACTGAACGAACTCGGCGTACCTTATATCCTCGTGGACTTCAGGGGGGTGAACCCGAACTCCAGAATGGACGTCTACAAGCGAATAGAAAGCGCGTTAAACTTCTTCTTCTTCCGCGAGAACCGCAGCCTCTGGGAGGAACTCAAGGAGAACCTCAGAACCATAACGGGCCTTCGAGTTCTGAGCTTCGGCGTCAACCTCTCTTGGCGCGAGGAGAAAACGGACTTGGTAGCCCTATTCCGGGAGCTTGAGAAGCACGACGTCGTTCTGGCCTTCGATGAGGTGCAGTATTTGAGGGGCCCCGTCGGAAGCGAGTTCTCTGGTTTAATCGCTCACCTCTATGACTACTCGAACCTGAGAATCGTCATGACCGGCTCCGAAGTTGGCCTGCTCCACGACTACCTCGGCGTGGACGACCCCAAGGCGCCCCTCTACGGCAGGTACTTCCACGAGGTTACACTCTCAAGGTTCACGCGGGAGCAGAGCAGGGACTTCCTTATTAAGGGGTTCGAGCAGGTTGGGGTTACCCCTCCAGAAGAGCTAATCGAGGACGCAGTGGAGAAGCTCGACGGCATCGTCGGCTGGCTCGTCCTCTTTGGTAGGAGGGTTCTCGAGAAGAGTTCCTCCAGTGAAGTGGTCGAAGAGGTCTTTGAAGAGGCCAAGAGACTCACGCTGGAGGAGTTTGAGAACTTCCTCTCTAAGAGACCTGCCGCGAGGAAACGCTACCTGGAGATAATGCGCGCAGTTGCGAGCGGATGGAACACGTGGGAAGAGATAAAAGAGCACCTCGAACGGAAAGAGGGCAAGAGCATAGCCGACAGCGTGCTGGCGAGACTTTTAAAAGCACTCGTAGATTCCTCCTTCCTCCAGAAGGTCAGAAACGGTCGGAACGTCCATTACAAAATCCCTGACCCGGTGCTTGAGGCGGTGTTCAAGTGA
- a CDS encoding DUF7132 family protein has product MKVLKEWDVKVKLVKTKRGAILHMIELEPGHFYLEQNPLKDSKYGVAYRKIKENFPEFYMFWEIKNNRYTGKLLAGAFLEKKEIDDFITLLAQTEDFKKFEEILEEIEEMEE; this is encoded by the coding sequence ATGAAGGTTCTGAAGGAATGGGACGTTAAGGTGAAGCTTGTTAAGACAAAGAGGGGAGCGATTCTCCACATGATTGAACTGGAGCCGGGGCACTTCTACCTCGAACAGAACCCGCTCAAGGATTCAAAGTACGGCGTTGCTTACAGGAAGATAAAGGAGAACTTCCCGGAGTTCTACATGTTCTGGGAGATTAAGAACAACCGCTACACCGGAAAGCTCTTAGCTGGAGCGTTCCTTGAGAAAAAGGAGATAGACGACTTCATAACGCTCCTCGCCCAAACCGAGGACTTCAAGAAGTTCGAGGAAATCCTTGAGGAAATCGAGGAGATGGAGGAGTGA
- the gcvH gene encoding glycine cleavage system protein GcvH, protein MIEVGEYKVKEGLYYTKDHEWVQVLDDGTVLVGISDYAQKELGDLAYVELPEVGTEVNKGDVLCELESVKAVSEVYAPVSGEVIEVNEELEDSPEVLNEDPYEHWIAKLKPSNLDEELKELMDAEAYAKYLESL, encoded by the coding sequence ATGATTGAAGTCGGGGAGTACAAAGTTAAGGAAGGTCTCTACTACACCAAGGACCACGAGTGGGTTCAGGTCCTTGACGACGGAACCGTTCTCGTCGGCATAAGCGACTACGCCCAGAAGGAGTTGGGCGATTTGGCCTACGTTGAGCTTCCCGAGGTCGGAACCGAGGTCAACAAAGGCGACGTTCTCTGTGAACTCGAGAGCGTCAAAGCGGTCAGCGAGGTTTACGCCCCCGTCAGCGGCGAGGTCATTGAGGTCAACGAAGAACTTGAGGACAGCCCCGAGGTTCTCAACGAGGACCCCTACGAGCACTGGATTGCTAAGCTCAAGCCCAGCAACCTCGACGAGGAGCTCAAGGAGCTCATGGACGCCGAAGCCTACGCGAAGTACCTCGAGAGCCTCTGA
- a CDS encoding cation:proton antiporter has product MQIIGYVLIIIALCRFLAELFERLGYPGIVGEIAAGLILGYVLSGVPSNEMNLLAEFGIFFLMISAGLEITPEELHIGGRKALPVYGVTFGIMLLITLPFTDYSIGTGNVLAAAILAVASAPIVVKLKRFFGDDYLHVALSYAIISEVSILILVYILANFKGAESTPNLLTTIAKQVLFIGGVLYINYKIGIQHKVWLIKQLRKLKSDEAVFGIFMVFAATLGFISEEVGMHFTIGGFLAGLLLHSDLVGTKQYERLETILSGVTSGIFAPIFFAWRGMNFRAEITPVVLYGFLVVYSVRFLLTVILEWDGRPVSSLAKATGLVSFGILGLLVADLGNSYGVLTGTLYSITAFTSVAGIFLSATVGRILSAVQKP; this is encoded by the coding sequence ATGCAGATTATAGGCTACGTTCTCATCATCATAGCCCTGTGCAGGTTCCTCGCAGAGCTCTTCGAGAGGCTCGGCTACCCGGGAATAGTGGGCGAGATAGCGGCCGGCCTGATACTGGGCTACGTTCTGAGCGGCGTTCCCTCCAACGAGATGAACCTCCTCGCAGAGTTCGGTATATTCTTCCTCATGATTTCGGCGGGGCTTGAGATAACGCCGGAGGAACTCCACATAGGCGGGAGAAAGGCCCTGCCGGTCTATGGGGTGACGTTTGGCATCATGCTCCTAATCACCCTACCCTTCACGGATTACAGCATCGGAACCGGAAACGTGCTTGCCGCGGCAATCCTAGCGGTTGCTAGCGCGCCGATAGTGGTCAAGCTCAAGCGCTTCTTCGGCGACGACTACCTACACGTTGCCCTGTCCTACGCGATAATCAGTGAGGTCTCAATACTGATATTAGTGTACATCCTGGCGAACTTCAAGGGGGCAGAGAGCACCCCGAATCTCTTGACGACGATAGCGAAGCAGGTTCTCTTCATCGGTGGCGTGCTCTACATCAATTATAAAATCGGAATCCAGCACAAGGTGTGGCTCATAAAACAGCTCAGAAAGCTGAAGAGCGACGAGGCCGTCTTCGGTATCTTCATGGTCTTCGCGGCGACCCTCGGATTCATAAGTGAGGAAGTGGGAATGCACTTTACAATCGGCGGTTTCCTCGCAGGGTTGCTCCTCCACAGCGATTTGGTTGGTACAAAGCAGTACGAAAGGCTTGAAACGATTCTAAGCGGTGTAACCAGCGGAATCTTTGCACCCATATTCTTCGCCTGGCGTGGGATGAACTTTAGGGCGGAGATAACCCCCGTGGTGCTCTACGGGTTCCTCGTGGTGTATTCCGTCCGCTTTCTGCTGACTGTAATCCTCGAGTGGGATGGGCGGCCAGTCAGTTCGCTCGCCAAGGCAACGGGACTCGTCAGCTTTGGAATTCTCGGCCTGCTCGTGGCGGACCTCGGAAACAGCTACGGCGTTTTAACTGGAACCCTCTACTCGATAACCGCATTCACCTCAGTCGCGGGGATATTCCTATCCGCCACGGTTGGAAGAATCCTCAGCGCGGTCCAGAAACCCTAA
- a CDS encoding pyruvoyl-dependent arginine decarboxylase — MSWTTPKRAFMGAAAAEGGTKLNAFDNALLKLGIGNVNLVKLSSVIPAHIEWMEKVHDVPIGMLLPTVYAHIESDEPGMTISAALGVGISKNNEGGLIYEYAGYCSEEEAKEIVRKMVEEGFANRGWELGEFKVASAEITVKDKPAAAIAVVVMFPY; from the coding sequence ATGAGCTGGACTACCCCGAAGAGGGCATTCATGGGCGCCGCCGCCGCAGAGGGCGGAACCAAGCTCAACGCCTTCGACAACGCACTCCTTAAGCTCGGCATCGGAAACGTCAACCTCGTCAAGCTCAGCAGCGTTATTCCGGCACACATCGAGTGGATGGAGAAGGTCCACGACGTTCCGATTGGAATGCTCCTGCCGACTGTCTACGCACACATCGAGAGTGACGAGCCGGGTATGACCATCAGCGCGGCCCTTGGAGTCGGAATAAGCAAGAACAACGAGGGTGGACTCATCTACGAGTACGCGGGCTACTGCAGTGAGGAGGAGGCTAAGGAAATCGTCAGGAAGATGGTGGAGGAAGGCTTTGCAAACCGCGGTTGGGAGCTTGGGGAGTTCAAGGTGGCGAGCGCCGAGATAACAGTCAAGGATAAGCCCGCCGCGGCCATAGCGGTCGTCGTCATGTTCCCCTACTGA
- the speE gene encoding polyamine aminopropyltransferase — protein sequence MGYSEEERAFIEWYPRGYGVGFKVKERLFETQTKYQRLELYQTEGFGKLLVLDGTVQLVEIGEESYHEVLVHPVMLAHPNPRRVLIIGGGDGGTLREVLRHESVEKATMVEIDETVVEVSRIYLGIDRGAFDDPRAELIIGDGVEYLRNIKESFDVIIVDSTDPVGPAKLLFSEEFYRSAYERLNEKGLYITQAGSVYLFTNELIDAYKAMKKVFDRVYYFSFPVIGYASPWSFLVGVKGDVDFRKVDVSRAPEKLYYYDPERHETLFQMPRYVRELLEKE from the coding sequence ATGGGCTACAGCGAGGAGGAGAGGGCCTTTATCGAGTGGTATCCGAGGGGCTACGGCGTCGGTTTCAAGGTTAAGGAGAGACTCTTCGAGACGCAGACGAAATACCAGAGGCTCGAGCTCTACCAGACGGAGGGATTCGGCAAACTGCTCGTCCTCGACGGGACTGTTCAGCTCGTTGAGATAGGCGAGGAGAGCTACCACGAGGTTCTCGTTCACCCGGTCATGCTCGCGCACCCGAACCCGAGGAGGGTGCTCATCATAGGCGGTGGCGACGGCGGGACGCTGAGGGAGGTGCTCAGGCACGAGAGCGTTGAGAAGGCCACGATGGTCGAGATTGACGAGACCGTCGTCGAGGTCTCGAGGATTTACCTCGGCATAGACAGGGGCGCCTTCGACGACCCGAGGGCCGAGCTGATAATCGGCGACGGCGTGGAGTATCTGAGGAATATCAAAGAGAGCTTCGACGTCATAATCGTCGATTCAACCGACCCCGTCGGCCCGGCGAAGCTCCTCTTCTCCGAGGAGTTCTACCGCTCGGCCTACGAGAGGCTCAACGAGAAGGGCCTCTACATCACCCAGGCAGGGAGCGTCTACCTCTTCACCAACGAGCTCATAGACGCTTACAAAGCGATGAAGAAGGTCTTCGACAGGGTTTACTACTTCAGCTTCCCGGTGATAGGCTACGCGTCCCCCTGGAGCTTCCTCGTGGGGGTTAAGGGAGACGTGGACTTCAGGAAGGTGGACGTGAGCAGGGCCCCGGAGAAGCTCTACTACTACGACCCCGAGAGGCACGAGACGCTATTCCAGATGCCACGCTACGTCAGGGAACTCCTTGAGAAGGAGTGA
- a CDS encoding lysylphosphatidylglycerol synthase domain-containing protein, which translates to MNWKKLATLLLTVVITAYLLHKVQAEASRVSLSLSTLLSPYFLLAVLMGLTGYLLYTLLWYVYVHHASGVSFRRTLLATLSGTYLGFSLNNAVGVLVKVKLLGTDYWYTMGVGLLAIATEFLSGLLLVALIGRNPVALVLAVALMVAMVFDAVTYYTLAPIFKLLRAGETLDKMFSGWHRVRGDTRTVLLAIGAGMALSLNNAATLYLVGRAMGLTFPYLKAVEAILYSNFLGGILGTPGGVGANELGVTMAIGDNPDGIVTAFLYKFITQYAYAIIGAVAFYRVVSKELE; encoded by the coding sequence GTGAACTGGAAAAAACTGGCAACGCTGTTGCTCACAGTCGTTATAACCGCCTACCTGCTCCACAAGGTCCAGGCCGAAGCCTCCAGGGTTAGCCTTAGCCTCTCAACCCTTCTCTCTCCATACTTTCTCCTGGCGGTTCTCATGGGTCTAACCGGTTACCTCCTCTACACGCTCCTCTGGTACGTCTACGTCCACCACGCCTCGGGGGTTTCGTTCAGGAGAACCCTCTTGGCGACGCTCTCAGGAACGTACCTCGGCTTCTCGCTCAACAACGCGGTTGGAGTTCTCGTGAAGGTCAAGCTCCTGGGCACCGATTACTGGTACACGATGGGCGTCGGCCTGCTTGCGATAGCAACCGAGTTCCTGTCGGGTCTGCTCCTGGTTGCCCTCATCGGAAGGAACCCCGTGGCCCTCGTTCTGGCCGTTGCGCTTATGGTGGCCATGGTCTTCGATGCCGTGACGTACTACACGCTCGCCCCGATATTCAAGCTCCTCCGGGCTGGAGAAACATTGGACAAGATGTTTTCGGGCTGGCACAGGGTAAGGGGCGACACACGGACGGTGCTGTTGGCCATCGGAGCAGGGATGGCTCTTTCTCTCAACAACGCGGCCACCCTTTATCTCGTCGGACGGGCAATGGGACTGACGTTCCCGTATCTAAAGGCAGTTGAGGCGATACTCTACTCAAACTTCCTGGGCGGAATCCTTGGGACCCCCGGCGGTGTGGGTGCCAACGAACTCGGCGTCACGATGGCGATAGGCGACAATCCAGACGGAATCGTAACGGCCTTCCTCTACAAGTTCATAACACAGTACGCCTACGCAATCATCGGCGCGGTCGCTTTCTACCGGGTCGTTTCAAAGGAGCTGGAGTGA
- a CDS encoding creatininase family protein has product MRLEELTWPEFESVKKKVKAVILPIGSVEAHGRHLPLGTDVFAPVEIANRVDEKLKEKGIDILVAPPVWYGHTFVLNVYPGTINVSADALKAYVAEILREFAREGFRRLVLLNGHGGNHSPLVLASEEVAEEFDVEIWLINWWLDFREEILEVCSSQGHAGEDETSVILAIRPELVKMEEARGERRTRKVRVIRRDIGFELFPDGVNDDPRKASAEKGEVILERVSERIAELLVEADEEGNGS; this is encoded by the coding sequence ATGAGACTCGAGGAACTCACGTGGCCAGAGTTTGAGAGTGTTAAGAAGAAGGTAAAGGCCGTTATACTCCCCATCGGAAGCGTCGAAGCCCACGGGAGGCACCTACCCCTCGGCACTGACGTCTTCGCGCCGGTGGAGATAGCGAATCGCGTTGATGAGAAGCTGAAGGAGAAAGGGATTGATATTCTCGTGGCCCCTCCGGTGTGGTACGGGCATACATTCGTTCTCAACGTCTACCCCGGGACGATAAACGTCTCAGCCGATGCGCTGAAGGCCTACGTGGCCGAAATCCTGCGCGAGTTCGCAAGGGAAGGCTTTAGAAGGCTCGTTCTCCTCAACGGGCACGGCGGAAACCACTCCCCGCTGGTTCTGGCATCGGAGGAAGTTGCGGAGGAGTTCGACGTCGAAATATGGCTGATAAACTGGTGGCTCGATTTCAGGGAGGAAATCCTTGAGGTCTGCTCAAGCCAGGGGCACGCAGGTGAGGACGAGACGTCGGTAATCCTCGCGATAAGACCCGAACTCGTGAAGATGGAAGAGGCCAGAGGAGAGAGGAGAACGAGGAAAGTCCGGGTCATAAGGAGGGACATCGGTTTCGAGCTCTTTCCGGATGGTGTCAACGACGACCCAAGGAAAGCGAGCGCTGAAAAGGGTGAGGTGATACTCGAAAGGGTCAGCGAGAGGATAGCCGAACTCCTGGTGGAAGCGGATGAGGAAGGAAATGGTTCTTGA
- a CDS encoding C2H2-type zinc finger protein has protein sequence MAVLKAIKIKDRDGEIVFRCPRCGMVFRDAKAFTRHVNRAHGHLFRR, from the coding sequence ATGGCGGTGTTGAAGGCCATCAAGATTAAGGACAGGGACGGGGAGATAGTCTTCCGCTGTCCGAGGTGCGGAATGGTCTTCCGCGATGCCAAGGCCTTCACGAGGCACGTGAACAGGGCTCACGGCCATCTCTTCCGCAGGTGA
- a CDS encoding cell wall-binding repeat-containing protein, translating to MGRYVRVFAVIVLVFVFLLPLTRPVLAQSTGETPPYDLIIVRNDNLIDYIVALPYSKLLGVPILPVNPQKLDSTTLAQLQSYEQFGWYKVLVIGDYKAISQTVQEQLINLGFQVTRIGGATRVDTAVKLAEEFYPNGAKTVILASASDYGSALAAARWAMNYNNPLLLTNPDNLSQSVITALKQLHPNLVVLIGAGMSKNVETELQHLGYQTYWVKENLKITITPTTPPARTNWTLVIGAVILTLAVAIPASLYYAKKKWSANKVPIEVLTEKERIVVKAILDKGGTVKQEELPELTGYSRPTISRIIQELEKKQLVEREKVGKTFIVRLTKEIVMRE from the coding sequence ATGGGAAGGTACGTTCGGGTTTTCGCGGTAATCGTGCTGGTTTTTGTGTTTCTCCTCCCGCTCACCCGTCCAGTTCTCGCTCAGTCCACGGGCGAAACCCCACCGTATGACCTTATAATCGTCCGAAACGATAACCTGATAGATTACATAGTTGCGCTTCCATATTCAAAGCTGCTCGGAGTCCCTATACTCCCCGTGAATCCCCAAAAGCTTGATTCAACGACCCTTGCCCAGCTCCAGAGCTATGAACAGTTCGGCTGGTACAAGGTACTCGTCATAGGTGACTACAAGGCCATAAGTCAAACCGTTCAAGAGCAGCTCATCAACCTGGGGTTCCAAGTCACGAGAATAGGCGGCGCCACAAGGGTTGACACGGCCGTTAAGCTCGCGGAGGAGTTCTACCCAAATGGCGCCAAGACTGTAATCCTCGCGAGTGCAAGCGACTACGGCTCTGCTCTCGCCGCGGCCAGATGGGCGATGAACTACAACAACCCTCTCCTCCTCACCAACCCGGACAACCTTTCCCAGTCCGTCATCACGGCCCTTAAGCAGCTCCACCCCAACCTCGTGGTCCTCATCGGCGCGGGCATGTCAAAGAACGTCGAAACCGAGCTACAGCACCTCGGGTACCAAACCTACTGGGTCAAGGAGAACCTGAAGATAACGATTACTCCGACGACACCGCCCGCGAGAACCAACTGGACCCTCGTCATCGGTGCGGTAATCCTCACCCTCGCGGTCGCGATTCCGGCTTCACTCTACTACGCCAAGAAGAAGTGGTCCGCCAACAAGGTTCCAATCGAGGTTTTGACCGAGAAGGAGCGCATAGTCGTTAAGGCAATCCTCGACAAGGGCGGAACAGTAAAGCAGGAGGAACTGCCAGAACTGACGGGTTACTCAAGGCCGACGATAAGCAGAATCATTCAGGAGCTCGAGAAGAAACAGCTCGTCGAGAGGGAAAAGGTCGGGAAAACCTTCATAGTCCGCCTCACGAAGGAAATCGTCATGCGCGAGTAG